The Saccharothrix variisporea genome has a segment encoding these proteins:
- a CDS encoding lactate 2-monooxygenase, protein MTGFAGYQNEIYLQGLAGQVPPFTTDPEALEDSARERLGPGPFWYVAGAAGSGATARANREAFDRWRIVPRMLTNATERHLGVSVLGTKLPAPVLLAPVGVQSILHPDGELATARAAAELGVPFVLSTASSHTIEEVAEAAGDGARWFQLYWPNDPDVCVSILDRARKAGFSVLVVTLDTWTLAWRPHDLDQSYLPFLRGVGTAIPFSDPAFRAGLAAPPEEDRPMAILRWVQLFTGTDKSWDQLSFLREHWDGPIVLKGVQHPDDARKAVDAGVQGIVVSNHGGRQVDGAVGSLDVLPEIASAVGEQVEVLFDSGIRTGADIVKALALGASAVLVGRPFAYGLAHGGQVGVRHVLRGLLADFDLTLGLSGHRSPAELSPEVLRRR, encoded by the coding sequence ATGACGGGATTCGCCGGGTACCAGAACGAGATCTACCTCCAGGGCCTGGCCGGGCAGGTGCCGCCGTTCACCACCGACCCCGAGGCGCTGGAGGACTCCGCCCGGGAACGGCTCGGGCCCGGACCCTTCTGGTACGTGGCCGGCGCCGCCGGGTCCGGGGCCACCGCGCGGGCCAACCGGGAGGCGTTCGACCGCTGGCGGATCGTGCCGCGGATGCTGACCAACGCCACCGAGCGGCACCTGGGCGTGTCCGTGCTGGGCACGAAGCTGCCCGCGCCCGTCCTGCTCGCGCCGGTCGGGGTGCAGTCGATCCTGCACCCGGACGGCGAGCTGGCCACCGCGCGGGCCGCCGCCGAGCTGGGGGTGCCGTTCGTGCTGTCCACCGCCTCCTCGCACACGATCGAGGAGGTCGCCGAAGCGGCCGGGGACGGGGCGCGGTGGTTCCAGCTGTACTGGCCGAACGACCCGGACGTGTGCGTGAGCATCCTCGACCGGGCGCGCAAGGCCGGGTTCTCGGTCCTGGTGGTCACGCTCGACACGTGGACGCTGGCGTGGCGGCCCCACGACCTCGACCAGTCCTACCTGCCGTTCCTGCGCGGTGTCGGCACGGCCATCCCGTTCTCCGACCCGGCCTTCCGGGCTGGTCTCGCGGCACCGCCGGAGGAGGACCGGCCGATGGCGATCCTGCGGTGGGTGCAGCTGTTCACCGGCACCGACAAGTCGTGGGACCAGCTGTCCTTCCTGCGCGAGCACTGGGACGGGCCGATCGTGCTCAAGGGCGTCCAGCACCCCGACGACGCCCGCAAGGCCGTGGACGCCGGGGTGCAGGGGATCGTCGTGTCCAACCACGGCGGACGGCAGGTGGACGGCGCCGTCGGGTCGCTGGACGTGCTGCCGGAGATCGCTTCCGCCGTGGGTGAGCAGGTCGAGGTGCTGTTCGACTCCGGCATCCGGACCGGCGCGGACATCGTGAAGGCGCTGGCGCTGGGCGCGTCGGCGGTGCTGGTCGGGCGGCCGTTCGCCTACGGGTTGGCCCACGGCGGGCAGGTCGGCGTGCGGCACGTGCTGCGCGGCTTGCTCGCCGACTTCGACCTGACCCTGGGCCTGTCCGGGCACCGCAGCCCGGCCGAGCTCAGCCCCGAGGTGTTGCGGCGTCGGTGA
- a CDS encoding cation:proton antiporter: MNTGHALLAVGGAFLAAGLIARAGVRIGLPTIPLFMVAGILFGPNTPGLSLVDDPAEMGVLASLGLVFLLFYLGLEFSVDDLVSGGRKLALAGVGYLALNIGGGLAFGFALGWGTREALVVAGAIGISSSAIVTKLLVEAGRLRRPESRLVMGIIVIEDVFLALYLAVLQPVLGGTSGTRALLDFGKAFLFLLVLAAIARWGGRVVTGLFGRMDDELLVVCFVGVAVTGAAVAHELGVSDAIGAFMVGAVLGGSGVASRVHKLVLPLRDAFGALFFFIFGLSIDPSAVGGVVVPVLVAVLVTIVLNLGAGLFAAKLHSFDRQQAVDIGLTVLTRGEFSLVLAAMAVAAGLDSRVAPFVAGYVLLLAVIGPLAVLRSERLTWLLPRRWFADDLAIAGDRVEHDRRT, encoded by the coding sequence ATGAACACAGGCCACGCCCTCCTCGCGGTCGGCGGCGCGTTCCTGGCGGCGGGACTCATCGCCCGTGCCGGTGTCCGCATCGGACTGCCGACCATCCCGTTGTTCATGGTGGCGGGGATCCTCTTCGGACCCAACACGCCCGGACTGTCCCTTGTGGACGACCCAGCGGAGATGGGCGTGCTGGCCAGTCTCGGTCTGGTGTTCCTGCTGTTCTACCTGGGGCTGGAGTTCTCGGTCGACGACCTGGTGTCCGGCGGGCGCAAGCTGGCCCTGGCCGGCGTCGGGTACCTGGCGCTCAACATCGGCGGCGGGCTCGCGTTCGGGTTCGCGCTCGGGTGGGGTACGCGGGAGGCGCTGGTCGTGGCGGGGGCGATCGGCATCTCGTCGTCGGCGATCGTGACCAAGCTGCTCGTCGAGGCCGGGCGGTTGCGGCGGCCCGAGTCGCGGCTGGTCATGGGCATCATCGTGATCGAGGACGTCTTCCTGGCGCTGTACCTGGCGGTGCTGCAGCCGGTGCTCGGCGGGACGTCCGGGACGCGGGCGCTGCTGGACTTCGGCAAGGCGTTCCTGTTCCTGCTGGTGCTCGCGGCCATCGCCCGGTGGGGCGGCCGGGTGGTGACCGGGCTGTTCGGGCGGATGGACGACGAGCTGCTGGTCGTGTGCTTCGTCGGCGTGGCGGTCACGGGGGCGGCGGTCGCGCACGAGCTGGGCGTGTCCGACGCGATCGGGGCGTTCATGGTCGGGGCGGTGCTCGGCGGGTCGGGCGTGGCGTCCCGGGTGCACAAACTCGTGCTGCCGCTGCGGGACGCGTTCGGGGCGCTGTTCTTCTTCATCTTCGGGCTGAGCATCGACCCGAGCGCGGTGGGCGGGGTCGTGGTGCCCGTGCTGGTGGCCGTGCTGGTGACGATCGTGCTGAACCTGGGGGCCGGGCTGTTCGCGGCGAAACTGCACTCGTTCGACCGTCAGCAGGCGGTGGACATCGGGTTGACGGTGTTGACGCGGGGCGAGTTTTCGCTGGTCCTGGCCGCGATGGCGGTGGCGGCGGGCCTCGACTCGCGGGTGGCGCCGTTCGTGGCCGGGTACGTGCTGCTGCTGGCCGTCATCGGGCCGTTGGCGGTGCTGCGGTCGGAGCGGCTGACGTGGCTGCTGCCCCGGCGGTGGTTCGCCGACGACCTTGCGATCGCCGGGGATCGGGTCGAGCATGATCGGCGGACGTGA
- a CDS encoding MarR family winged helix-turn-helix transcriptional regulator: protein MEAPDQGCISHDNLNFLLHRAAQKLGTAAQEASQAHGITPRGQLVLTALANAPERRTQLALGAALGLDKTTLTAELDRLERAGLVIREPDPTDRRVRFPAITETGRKVQTEVAHLHAAAEDTFTSGLTPDERDLLRTLLARLIAADTRPATGSCL, encoded by the coding sequence ATGGAGGCCCCCGACCAGGGCTGCATCAGCCACGACAACCTCAACTTCCTCCTGCACCGCGCCGCCCAGAAGCTGGGAACGGCAGCTCAGGAAGCCTCCCAGGCCCACGGCATCACCCCACGCGGCCAGCTGGTCCTGACCGCCCTGGCCAACGCCCCCGAGCGCCGCACCCAACTGGCCCTGGGCGCAGCGCTCGGTCTCGACAAGACGACCCTCACCGCCGAGCTGGACCGCCTGGAACGCGCCGGCCTGGTGATCCGGGAACCAGACCCCACCGACCGCCGCGTCCGCTTCCCGGCGATCACCGAAACGGGCCGCAAGGTGCAAACCGAGGTGGCCCACCTGCACGCCGCCGCGGAAGACACCTTCACCAGCGGCCTGACCCCCGACGAGCGCGACCTCCTCCGCACGCTGCTGGCACGCTTGATCGCCGCCGACACCCGCCCGGCGACCGGCTCCTGCCTCTAG
- a CDS encoding NAD(P)/FAD-dependent oxidoreductase encodes MAEPQRIVIIGSGLAGASAAGALRERGYDGDLVVYGRERHEPYELPALSKDVLLGNAEWPNRVHETGFYEAHGVDIRLGVEVAEVRAAERVVVDSRGATRSYDRLLLATGSVPRVLPVPGGDLPGLRYLRTVEDSLGLRQVLVPGVRLVVVGAGWIGCEVAAAARVRGADVTVVDPVDLPLRRVLGPVVAEVFRGLHAERGVVWRLGVGVDGFEPNGVRLADGSVVEGDVVVVGVGARPATELAEQAGLASAEGGVAVDAALRTSVPDICAAGDIAAHDHPRYGRRVRVEHWANAKDQGAHVAGTLLGRGEPYTAAPYFFSDQYDLGMEYRGLADAEKDQLVVRGSLADRDFTAFWLRDGRLRAAMNVNQWDDGVALQALVDAQAAVSPDQLRSADLADLV; translated from the coding sequence ATGGCTGAACCGCAACGGATCGTGATAATCGGGTCGGGCCTGGCCGGCGCCTCGGCGGCCGGCGCGTTGCGGGAACGGGGGTACGACGGCGACCTCGTGGTGTACGGCCGCGAGCGCCACGAGCCCTATGAGCTGCCGGCTTTGTCCAAGGACGTCCTGCTCGGGAACGCCGAGTGGCCCAACCGGGTGCACGAGACCGGCTTCTACGAGGCGCACGGGGTGGACATCCGGTTGGGGGTCGAGGTCGCCGAGGTCCGGGCGGCCGAACGGGTGGTCGTGGACTCCCGGGGAGCAACCCGTTCGTACGATCGGCTGCTGTTGGCGACCGGGTCCGTGCCGCGCGTGCTGCCCGTTCCGGGCGGAGACCTCCCAGGTTTGCGGTACCTGCGCACGGTCGAGGACTCGCTCGGACTGCGCCAGGTGCTCGTGCCGGGGGTCCGCCTGGTGGTCGTCGGGGCCGGGTGGATCGGGTGCGAGGTGGCCGCGGCGGCCCGGGTGCGCGGGGCCGACGTGACCGTGGTCGATCCCGTGGACCTGCCGTTGCGGCGGGTGCTGGGGCCGGTGGTCGCGGAGGTGTTCCGGGGGTTGCACGCGGAGCGCGGGGTGGTCTGGCGGCTCGGGGTCGGGGTCGACGGGTTCGAGCCGAACGGGGTCCGGTTGGCCGACGGGTCCGTGGTCGAGGGTGACGTGGTGGTCGTGGGCGTCGGGGCGCGGCCGGCCACCGAGTTGGCGGAGCAGGCCGGGTTGGCGTCGGCGGAGGGTGGTGTCGCGGTGGACGCGGCGCTGCGGACCTCGGTGCCGGACATCTGCGCGGCCGGTGACATCGCGGCCCACGACCACCCCCGGTACGGGCGGCGGGTGCGGGTCGAGCACTGGGCCAACGCCAAGGACCAGGGCGCGCATGTCGCCGGGACGTTGCTCGGGCGCGGTGAGCCCTACACGGCGGCGCCCTACTTCTTCTCCGACCAGTACGACCTGGGGATGGAGTACCGGGGTCTGGCGGACGCCGAGAAGGACCAGTTGGTGGTGCGCGGGTCGTTGGCGGATCGGGACTTCACCGCGTTCTGGTTGCGGGACGGGCGGCTGCGGGCGGCGATGAACGTGAACCAGTGGGATGACGGGGTGGCGTTGCAGGCGCTGGTGGACGCCCAGGCGGCGGTGTCGCCGGACCAGTTGCGGTCGGCCGACCTGGCCGACCTGGTCTGA
- a CDS encoding tetratricopeptide repeat protein has product MGESIAAVVVRAAELTARGLPRRAIELLRPALVADPRHGEAWCRLAAAHLDVGEPDPALDAAKRALVLDGDHAWAQRLAALALSELGRHAEAAVAARECVRRKPGDWRCRVVLAEVLAAAPDTRVEAVEVAREAAHLAPTEARAFQVLGDAALRVRDWGTAEWAYRSALALDPADEDVHANLATVRRRRSAPGLSGDALSRAHELAWPALSRVAALLVAGGLVLFLAGMPKPTPLLGWFSGALVVAVCVVVGQLVLRGRRAVWVLPRYRPKVAVVGALFGASTLVVAGWTVALFLGATTMQPLVIGWMCALVGGAVVVLGGGR; this is encoded by the coding sequence ATGGGCGAGTCGATCGCCGCGGTGGTGGTGCGGGCCGCGGAGCTCACCGCACGGGGGTTGCCGCGCAGGGCCATCGAGCTGTTGAGGCCCGCGCTGGTGGCCGATCCTCGGCATGGCGAAGCGTGGTGCCGGTTGGCGGCGGCGCACCTGGACGTGGGCGAGCCCGATCCCGCGTTGGACGCGGCCAAGCGTGCGTTGGTGCTGGACGGGGACCACGCCTGGGCACAGCGGCTGGCGGCGTTGGCGTTGAGCGAGCTGGGGCGGCACGCCGAGGCCGCGGTGGCGGCGCGGGAGTGCGTGCGGCGCAAGCCGGGCGACTGGCGGTGTCGGGTCGTGTTGGCCGAGGTGTTGGCGGCGGCGCCGGACACGCGGGTCGAGGCCGTCGAGGTGGCGCGGGAGGCCGCTCACCTGGCTCCGACGGAGGCGCGGGCGTTCCAGGTGCTGGGGGACGCGGCGTTGCGCGTGCGGGACTGGGGCACTGCCGAGTGGGCCTATCGGTCGGCGCTGGCGTTGGACCCGGCGGACGAGGACGTCCACGCGAACCTCGCCACGGTGAGGCGTCGGCGCAGTGCGCCGGGGTTGTCGGGGGATGCGTTGAGTCGGGCGCACGAGCTGGCGTGGCCGGCGTTGTCGCGGGTGGCCGCGCTGCTGGTCGCGGGTGGGTTGGTGTTGTTCCTGGCGGGGATGCCGAAGCCGACGCCGTTGCTCGGGTGGTTCTCCGGGGCGTTGGTGGTGGCGGTGTGCGTCGTGGTGGGGCAGCTGGTGCTGCGGGGGCGGCGGGCGGTGTGGGTGTTGCCGCGGTACCGGCCGAAGGTCGCGGTGGTGGGTGCGTTGTTCGGGGCGTCCACGCTGGTGGTGGCGGGGTGGACGGTCGCGTTGTTCCTGGGTGCGACGACCATGCAGCCGCTGGTGATCGGGTGGATGTGCGCGCTGGTCGGCGGAGCCGTCGTCGTGCTCGGCGGCGGTCGGTAG
- a CDS encoding ESX secretion-associated protein EspG, with amino-acid sequence MLRTKVAIPVVALYNAWQAEGLPTLHNALLTEVDFDEDRLAEGDLSGLADLARGGWAELERLGLARGRQVHPDLGRALRLIAEAGTEYYAFFNEGDGDTRTALVAQSGDNAVRVVLRQDKHFVLEPVRAEDAVQSLVAALPEAKPGRGGVISLPADALNDKPKPPSYNEEYERSFLQASRPTGAHVAETQQLKNLLAEKRTGGGQLYAARRDRFGRKQRCESPLTYFDTITGRYLSAKSRGGDGTPWITVQPADFATLQDRLRRLTDAATPRG; translated from the coding sequence GTGCTGCGCACCAAGGTGGCGATCCCGGTCGTCGCGCTCTACAACGCCTGGCAGGCCGAAGGTCTGCCGACGCTGCACAACGCGCTGCTCACCGAGGTCGACTTCGACGAGGACCGCCTCGCCGAGGGTGACCTGAGCGGTCTGGCGGACCTCGCGCGCGGTGGCTGGGCGGAGTTGGAGCGGCTCGGCCTGGCGCGCGGCCGGCAGGTGCACCCCGATCTGGGCCGTGCGCTGCGGCTCATCGCAGAGGCGGGCACCGAGTACTACGCGTTCTTCAACGAGGGTGACGGTGACACGCGCACCGCGCTGGTGGCCCAGTCGGGCGACAACGCGGTGCGCGTGGTCCTCAGGCAGGACAAGCACTTCGTGCTCGAACCGGTGCGGGCCGAGGACGCCGTCCAGTCGCTGGTCGCCGCCCTGCCCGAGGCCAAGCCCGGCCGGGGCGGGGTCATCTCGCTGCCCGCGGACGCGCTGAACGACAAGCCCAAGCCCCCGTCGTACAACGAGGAGTACGAGCGCAGCTTCCTGCAGGCCAGCCGCCCGACCGGCGCGCACGTCGCCGAGACCCAGCAGCTGAAGAACCTGCTGGCGGAGAAGCGGACCGGCGGCGGCCAGCTCTACGCCGCCCGCCGCGACCGGTTCGGCCGCAAGCAGCGCTGCGAGTCGCCGTTGACGTACTTCGACACCATCACCGGCCGGTACTTGAGCGCGAAGTCGAGGGGCGGCGACGGGACCCCGTGGATCACCGTGCAGCCCGCCGACTTCGCCACCCTCCAGGACCGGCTGCGCCGGCTCACCGACGCCGCAACACCTCGGGGCTGA
- the secD gene encoding protein translocase subunit SecD, translating to MPRFSARRELVVRGLLSLGVLAASTFVLLTSQPRLGLDLRGGTQLVLETPSEATSDNTDRALEVLRRRVDELGVAEPVLARSGDHRIVVEMPGVQDPAEAIEVLGRTAQLAVQPVTGPGDKPTPDGDAVALGAVVMTGEGIKGAQAVPNQAGAGYVVAVDFQGDAPSKWQKVTAEAACFGAGDTRRRVAFVLDGKVVSAPQVDPSVACGTGMIGGSTQITGRFSQDEARELALVIRSGALPVPVEVVEQRTVGPTLGAEAIEASARAAVIGIALTGLFLVFVYRLAGLLAVLALGGYALVSYAALLAIGATLTLPGLAGFVLAIGMAVDANVLVFERSREEFARRKRLPRSVEQGFKGALSAVADSNVTTLLAAGLLFWLATGPVKGFGVTLSVGVLASLFSALVLTRVLLRLVMPVLERRPRWSGLHDLGRVRTWLSGKGFELFRRPRRWLLVAGGVAALAVAGLVVRGLELGVEFTGGRMIDYTASSVDAGRVRASLSAAGFGDAVVATSGDNGISVRTGPIDEAKAARVGDAVDRAVGGTTQVRNELIGPSLGAELRRNALVALAIAVAAQLAYLAVRFDWRLGVATVAALVADVVVLVGAFAWLGKTADGVFLAALLTVIGYSVNDSVVVFDRVRELRRARRSEKYSKVVSAAVLQTVPRTVNTGIGVLFVLAALLVLGDGSLADFATALLIGLVAGTVSTVLTAAPVAIALEARR from the coding sequence ATGCCGCGCTTCAGCGCGCGGCGAGAACTCGTCGTCCGAGGGCTGTTGTCCCTCGGCGTTCTTGCCGCGTCCACGTTCGTCCTGCTCACCAGCCAGCCGCGCCTCGGTCTCGACCTGCGCGGCGGTACCCAGCTCGTCTTGGAAACACCGTCCGAGGCCACGTCCGACAACACCGATCGCGCGCTGGAGGTGCTGCGCCGGCGGGTCGATGAGCTGGGGGTGGCGGAGCCCGTTCTGGCGCGGTCGGGTGATCACCGGATCGTGGTGGAGATGCCGGGGGTGCAGGACCCGGCGGAAGCGATCGAGGTGCTGGGGCGCACTGCGCAACTGGCTGTGCAGCCTGTGACCGGGCCGGGTGACAAGCCGACGCCTGATGGTGACGCGGTGGCGCTTGGTGCCGTGGTGATGACCGGGGAGGGCATCAAGGGCGCGCAAGCCGTGCCGAACCAGGCTGGGGCGGGGTATGTGGTTGCCGTTGATTTCCAGGGGGACGCGCCCTCGAAGTGGCAGAAGGTGACTGCCGAGGCCGCTTGTTTCGGGGCGGGGGACACGCGGCGGCGGGTGGCGTTCGTGTTGGACGGCAAGGTGGTGTCCGCGCCGCAGGTCGATCCGTCGGTGGCGTGTGGGACGGGGATGATCGGGGGGAGCACGCAGATCACCGGGCGGTTCAGCCAGGACGAAGCTCGTGAGCTGGCGCTGGTGATCCGGTCCGGTGCGCTGCCGGTTCCCGTCGAGGTGGTCGAGCAGCGGACCGTGGGGCCGACGTTGGGTGCCGAGGCGATCGAGGCCAGCGCGCGGGCGGCGGTCATCGGGATCGCGTTGACCGGGTTGTTCCTGGTGTTCGTCTACCGGCTCGCGGGGTTGCTGGCCGTGCTCGCGCTGGGTGGGTACGCGCTGGTGTCGTACGCGGCCCTGCTGGCGATCGGGGCGACGTTGACCTTGCCCGGGTTGGCCGGGTTCGTGCTGGCCATCGGCATGGCGGTGGACGCGAACGTGCTCGTCTTCGAGCGGTCGCGGGAGGAGTTCGCGCGGCGCAAGCGCTTGCCCCGGTCGGTGGAGCAGGGGTTCAAGGGTGCGCTGAGCGCGGTGGCCGACTCGAACGTGACGACCCTGCTCGCGGCCGGGCTGCTGTTCTGGCTGGCCACCGGGCCGGTGAAGGGGTTCGGCGTCACGCTGTCGGTGGGCGTGCTGGCGTCGCTGTTCAGCGCGCTGGTGCTCACGCGGGTGTTGTTGCGGCTGGTCATGCCGGTGCTGGAGCGGCGGCCCCGGTGGAGCGGGCTGCACGACCTCGGGCGGGTGCGGACGTGGTTGTCCGGCAAGGGGTTCGAGCTGTTCCGGCGGCCCCGCCGGTGGCTGCTGGTGGCCGGCGGGGTGGCGGCGCTCGCGGTGGCCGGGTTGGTCGTGCGCGGGCTGGAGCTGGGGGTCGAGTTCACCGGCGGGCGGATGATCGACTACACCGCGTCCTCTGTGGACGCCGGGCGCGTGCGGGCGTCGTTGAGCGCGGCCGGTTTCGGGGACGCGGTGGTGGCGACCTCGGGTGACAACGGGATCTCCGTGCGCACCGGGCCGATCGACGAGGCGAAGGCGGCACGGGTCGGTGACGCCGTGGACCGGGCCGTGGGTGGGACCACGCAGGTGCGCAACGAGCTGATCGGGCCGTCGCTGGGGGCGGAACTGCGGCGCAACGCGCTGGTCGCGCTGGCCATCGCGGTCGCGGCGCAGCTCGCGTACCTGGCGGTGCGGTTCGACTGGCGGCTGGGCGTGGCCACGGTGGCGGCGCTGGTCGCGGACGTCGTGGTGCTGGTCGGCGCGTTCGCGTGGCTGGGGAAGACGGCGGACGGGGTGTTCCTCGCGGCCCTGCTGACCGTGATCGGGTACTCGGTGAACGACTCGGTCGTGGTGTTCGACCGGGTGCGCGAGCTGCGCCGGGCGCGGCGGTCGGAGAAGTACTCGAAAGTGGTGTCGGCGGCGGTGCTGCAAACCGTGCCGCGGACCGTGAACACCGGCATCGGCGTGCTGTTCGTGCTGGCCGCGCTGCTGGTGCTGGGTGACGGGTCGCTCGCCGACTTCGCCACCGCGCTGCTGATCGGGCTCGTCGCCGGTACCGTCTCGACCGTCCTGACGGCGGCACCGGTCGCGATCGCGCTGGAGGCTCGACGATGA
- a CDS encoding SDR family oxidoreductase produces the protein MGTYFVTGATGFLGRRLVERLLARPDCDHVFALVRPQSADRVAKHDKLTVVPGDLTAPLDFAQPVDHVVHLGAVYDLTAPDDVQRRTNVDGTRHVLDLARTLRATLHHVSSIAVAGDYRGTFHEDDFDLGQQHPSPYHRTKFEAEKLVRADKTTPWRVYRPAAVVGDSTTGEIDKVDGPYYFFPAIAALAHLPTRLPLVAPHFGATNIVPVDYVVKALDHLIHADVPDHSTFHLTADNVSLTDVYNALAAPAGAPKVRAAWPSLPLPAAPTSAILTGTLTELGIPPQVLPHLALHATFDSTTTRTVTGLEPPPLHTYADVLWRYWQDHLDPLRAARKHGLAGRTVLITGASSGIGRATALAVARKRATVLLVARRAEELDQVAEEIRQGGGTAHTYPCDLTDAEAVEALLKRVLADHDGIDMLVNNAGRSIRRSVHLSVDRLHDYERTMALNYFAPLRLILGLLPHMRERRFGHVVNISSMGVQIGTPRFSAYLASKSALDAFSRVAASETVADGVTFTSVRMPLVRTPMIGPSKVYDAFPAATPERAAQWVLRALERRPEEVNLPLGVLVELARKVAPKTMRSLVHLGYRAMPERSERTSPLAAVAAGVTRLTLRALR, from the coding sequence GTGGGCACCTACTTCGTCACCGGCGCGACCGGCTTCCTCGGTCGCCGCCTGGTCGAGAGGCTTCTGGCTCGACCCGACTGCGACCACGTGTTCGCCCTGGTCAGGCCGCAGTCAGCCGACCGGGTCGCGAAGCACGACAAGCTCACCGTCGTCCCCGGCGACCTGACCGCCCCGCTGGACTTCGCCCAGCCCGTGGACCACGTCGTCCACCTGGGCGCGGTCTACGACCTCACCGCGCCCGACGACGTCCAGCGGCGCACCAACGTCGACGGCACCCGGCACGTCCTCGACCTGGCCCGGACCCTCCGGGCCACCCTGCACCACGTCTCCTCCATCGCGGTCGCCGGCGACTACCGCGGCACCTTCCACGAGGACGACTTCGACCTGGGCCAGCAGCACCCCTCGCCCTACCACCGCACCAAGTTCGAAGCCGAGAAGCTCGTCCGCGCCGACAAGACGACCCCGTGGCGCGTCTACCGCCCGGCCGCGGTCGTCGGCGACTCCACCACCGGCGAGATCGACAAGGTCGACGGCCCGTACTACTTCTTCCCCGCCATCGCCGCGCTCGCCCACCTCCCGACCAGGCTCCCCCTGGTCGCCCCGCACTTCGGCGCGACCAACATCGTCCCGGTCGACTACGTCGTCAAAGCCCTCGACCACCTGATCCACGCCGACGTCCCGGACCACAGCACGTTCCACCTCACCGCCGACAACGTCTCCCTCACCGACGTCTACAACGCCCTCGCCGCCCCCGCCGGAGCGCCGAAGGTCCGCGCCGCCTGGCCGTCCCTCCCCCTCCCGGCCGCCCCGACCAGCGCGATCCTCACCGGCACCCTCACCGAGCTGGGCATCCCGCCGCAGGTCCTCCCCCACCTGGCCCTCCACGCCACCTTCGACTCGACGACCACCAGAACCGTCACCGGTCTCGAACCGCCGCCCCTGCACACCTACGCCGACGTCCTCTGGCGCTACTGGCAGGACCACCTCGACCCGCTGCGCGCCGCGCGCAAGCACGGTCTGGCCGGCCGCACGGTCCTGATCACGGGGGCGTCCTCGGGCATCGGCCGGGCCACCGCGCTCGCCGTCGCGCGCAAACGAGCGACCGTCCTGCTCGTCGCCCGCCGCGCGGAGGAGCTCGACCAGGTCGCCGAGGAGATCCGCCAAGGCGGCGGCACCGCGCACACCTACCCGTGCGACCTGACCGACGCCGAGGCCGTGGAAGCCCTGCTCAAGCGGGTGCTCGCCGACCACGACGGCATCGACATGCTGGTCAACAACGCCGGCCGCTCGATCCGCCGGTCGGTCCACCTCAGCGTCGACCGGCTGCACGACTACGAGCGCACGATGGCGTTGAACTACTTCGCACCGCTGCGCCTGATCCTCGGTCTCCTCCCGCACATGCGGGAACGCCGGTTCGGGCACGTCGTGAACATCTCCAGCATGGGCGTGCAGATCGGCACCCCGCGCTTCTCCGCCTACCTGGCCTCGAAGTCCGCGCTGGACGCGTTCAGCCGGGTCGCGGCGAGCGAGACCGTGGCGGACGGCGTCACCTTCACCTCGGTCCGGATGCCGCTGGTGCGCACGCCGATGATCGGACCCTCGAAGGTCTACGACGCGTTCCCCGCCGCCACTCCGGAACGTGCGGCACAGTGGGTGTTGCGCGCGCTCGAACGCCGCCCCGAGGAAGTGAACCTGCCACTCGGCGTCCTGGTCGAACTGGCCCGGAAGGTCGCCCCGAAGACGATGAGGTCGTTGGTGCACTTGGGATACCGCGCGATGCCGGAACGAAGCGAACGCACGTCACCGCTGGCCGCCGTGGCCGCCGGCGTGACGCGCCTGACCCTGCGGGCGTTGCGGTGA